In a single window of the Deinococcus aetherius genome:
- a CDS encoding cupin domain-containing protein produces MTAEEIIRLLGLEPHPEGGHYVQIHSDAREMDGRPVCTSIYFLLRAGEVSHWHRVDATEVWCHHAGAAVELSMWEGGAVRRLRLGSDLAGGERPQGVVPAYVWQSARSLGEWSLVGCVVAPGFRFGSFKLAPPGWVPPG; encoded by the coding sequence GTGACCGCCGAGGAGATCATCCGCCTGCTGGGGTTGGAGCCGCACCCCGAGGGCGGGCACTACGTCCAGATTCACTCGGACGCGCGGGAGATGGACGGGCGGCCTGTCTGCACCTCCATCTACTTCCTGCTGCGGGCGGGCGAGGTCTCGCACTGGCACCGGGTGGACGCGACCGAGGTCTGGTGCCATCACGCGGGGGCGGCGGTGGAACTGTCGATGTGGGAGGGAGGAGCGGTTCGCCGCCTGCGCCTGGGGTCCGATCTCGCGGGCGGCGAGCGTCCTCAGGGCGTCGTGCCTGCTTACGTCTGGCAGAGCGCGCGTTCCCTGGGCGAGTGGAGCCTGGTGGGCTGTGTGGTGGCCCCGGGGTTCCGGTTCGGCAGCTTCAAGTTGGCCCCACCCGGCTGGGTGCCGCCCGGTTGA
- a CDS encoding YdeI/OmpD-associated family protein — protein sequence MTLPDGAFEPGSRAGWRAWLDAHHETEKGVWLVLRKKSAGPVNLSAAEAVEEALCFGWIDSTGRKLDGARSMLYLAPRRPRSGWSAVNKARIERMQAAGQMTPAGQAKIDAAILDGSWTLLDSVDALEVPPDLETALMEETGARERWDAFPRSAKRGILEWITQAKTSATREKRVRETATLAARGERANQWRRGAG from the coding sequence ATGACTCTCCCCGACGGCGCCTTCGAGCCGGGCTCCCGCGCCGGGTGGCGGGCATGGCTTGACGCTCACCATGAGACGGAAAAGGGCGTGTGGCTCGTGCTGCGCAAGAAGTCGGCGGGCCCGGTGAACCTCAGCGCAGCCGAGGCGGTGGAGGAGGCCCTGTGCTTCGGCTGGATCGACAGCACGGGGCGCAAACTCGACGGGGCGCGCTCCATGCTCTACCTCGCGCCCCGCAGGCCCCGGAGCGGTTGGAGCGCGGTGAACAAGGCCCGGATCGAGCGGATGCAGGCGGCGGGCCAGATGACCCCGGCGGGTCAGGCGAAGATCGACGCGGCGATTCTGGATGGCTCGTGGACCCTCCTAGACTCGGTGGACGCGCTGGAGGTGCCGCCCGACCTGGAGACGGCGCTGATGGAGGAGACGGGCGCGCGGGAGAGGTGGGACGCCTTTCCCCGCAGCGCGAAACGGGGCATCCTGGAGTGGATCACGCAGGCCAAGACTTCCGCCACCCGCGAGAAACGGGTGCGCGAGACGGCGACCCTGGCGGCGCGGGGCGAGCGGGCGAACCAGTGGCGCCGGGGGGCAGGGTGA